Below is a window of Gossypium hirsutum isolate 1008001.06 chromosome A12, Gossypium_hirsutum_v2.1, whole genome shotgun sequence DNA.
tcgaaaaatgatttactttttcaaaaacctacaaactgcggtcttcgtcacattggcaaacgaagcggcttctatccattttgtgaagtaaccaataaccacaaaaatgaaccagtgtccattagaagcttttggggaaattggctctataacatccatgccccacatagaaaaaggccacggagaagtcatgacatgaaggggcgaaggggctacatgaatcttatcgccataaatttgacatttgtgacattttcttgcaaaactaatgcagCCGCTTTCTATCGTCAACCAGTAATAACCgggtctcataatcttcctggccatagtaaaaccattggcatgtgtcccaaagattccctcatggacatcttcgagtatttttctggcttcaataGCATCCACGCATCTtaagagcacctgatcttttcctcttttgtacaagatgtccccatcaagaacaaatcccgctgccattcttctgatcattcttttgtcgttctcatttgcttgttcgggatacctttgattcttgatatattctaagatatcatggaaccatggccgcccatctggctctttctcaatgctgaaacaatgtgcagagacttcatatatgctcatttggagaggcattatttctgtttctctgtttgccAAAGTGGtcagggcatcagccagttggttttTTTCTCGCCAATTGAAAGGATCTTCTGATCAATCCAGAGATCGTTTCGATTCTATTAGTAATGAGGATTCGGAATATCACACATTGATCAATCAAAGAGAGATTCAACAACTAAAAGAAAGATCGATTCTTTGGGATCATTCCTTTCTTCAAACGGAACGAACGGAGATAGAATCAGACCGATTCCCTAAGTGCCTTTCTGGATATTCCTCAATGTCCCGGCTATTCACAGAGCGTGACAAGCGGATGAATAATCATCTGCTTCCGGAAGAAATCGAAGAATTTCTTGAGAATCCTACAAGATCTATTCGTTCTTTTTTCTCTGATAGATGGTCAGAACTTCATCTGGGTTCGAACCCTACTGAGAGGTCCACTAAAGATCAGAAATTGTTGAAGAAAGAACAAGATGTTTCTTTTGTCCCTTCCAGACGatcagaaaataaagaaatagttaATATATTCAAGATAATTACGTATTTACAAAATACCGTCTCAATTCATCCTATTTCATTAGATTCGGGATGTGATATGGTTCCAAAGGATGAACTGGGCAGTTCCAATAAGATTTCATTCTTGAACAAAAATccattttttgatttatttcatctaTTCCATGACCAGAACAGGAGGGGATACACGTTACACCACGATTTTGAATCAGAAGAGAGATTTCAAGAAATGGAAGATCTATTCACTCTATCAATAACCGAGCCAGATCTGGTGTATTATAAGGGATTTGCCTTTTCTATTGATTCCTACGGATTAGATCAAAAACAATTCTTGAATGAGGTATTCAACTCTAAGGATGAATCGAAAAAGAAATCTTTATCGGCTCTACCTCCTATTTTTtatgaagaaaatgaatctttttaCCTACTACTGTACCAGCGTGAATATGATCTCCACCAGACATACGTAAAGCTTTAGCTAGTACACGAAAGTGTATACCATGATTCTTCTGTCTATCAATAACTGCGTGCATTGCGCGATGGATGTGAAGAAGTAGACCATTATCTTGGCAATAATGAGCCAAGCTAGTATTTGCAGTGAACCCACCTGTTAAGTAGTCGTGCATTACGATAGGAACTCCCAATTCTCTAGCACACACGGCCCTTTTGATCATTTCTTCACATGTACCTGTAGTAGCATTCAAGTAATGCCCTTTGATTTCACCTGTTTCAGCCTGTGATTTATAAATTGCTTCGGCACAAAATAAGAAACAGTCTCTCCAGCGCATAAATGGTTGGGAGTTCACATTCTCATCATCTTTGGTAAAATCAAGCCCGCCACGTAGATATTCATAAACTGCTCTACCATAGTTCTTAGCGGATAACCCCAATTTAGGTTTAATAGTACATCCTAATAGGGGGTGACCATACTTGTTCAATTTATCTCTTTCAACCTGAATGCCATGAGGCGGGCCTTGGAAAGTTTTAATATAAGCAGTAGGGACTCGCAGATCCTCTAGACGTAGAGCGCGCAGGGCTTTGAACCCAAATACATTACCCACAATGAAAGTAAACATGTTAGTAACAGAACCTTCTTCAAAAAGGTCTAAAGGGTAAGctacataacatatatattgatctaaaatttaaaatattttgtccGACCATAACGACCGAATTGATTATCGTCATGTATAAGGATATTAGATTCCCTGgtataaaagattttaaaatcatcattaacctcccttttttattttctatttctggattattatatgatgatttttgaactttccatatacatatatagaaatagaaaaagataGACTAAAACCGACATCTCTTATGTCATGTCAATGACAATATAAAAATGGAATTGGGATCTGGATGGAATATAATGAAATAGAGCCACTTTGAGGTTCCCTGTGAAATGAGGCATGGAACGGAGCCACTACGAAGAAGTTCCGGGGGTTACGAATGAAACTTCGAGTTCATATTAGTCATGGGTTGAGAACGGGAATTGAAGACCAATCAATCAAATATTGATTAATACGTAATCGATCGAACACTACTTGAAAATGGCTCTTCTGCTCAGAAACGAAATGTTCCAAATGCTCTTGGAAATTCTTGCTCCCATTGGACCATTTGTATCTATATGCATTAGGATCCCGATTCATGGATCTCTCGGTCTGAAAAATCAAAATAAGAGGATCGAACCATTTCTTCTGACTCTTTTTCAAATTCGATAAATGTTGGTTGATCGTATATTTCATTATAGTTCTATGATTCAGAGTATCATTTCCTATCTGATCCCTTTGAATTTCATATTCGAAGTTGTGATCGGATCGATTCTTTTTAATGAATCGATTCAATACATTTCTTATGTACCCATAGGTGCTATATTGGATTTGAATCAGATTTCGGATCAATCTATCTTGATTGACTGCCTCCATTATGTTGTTGCTAGTAAATACCACTATTTTTGGTTTTGGATCTTCCAAATCATTCCCGCAGGAGATCCGGACCCATTTTTTTCTGATCTTTCGATAAAAAGATTCATTTCCTTCATAAAAAATAGGAGGTAGAGCCGATAAAGATTTCTTTTTCGATAAAATAGATTGGATCTATGTCGAATTGCTAAGGTACCTGTATTAATCAAATAAATGAATTTCGTTCTATTCTGATAAGCCAATTATGATTGGCCTTGAAACAATTCATTGCATTGATATTTATCAAACCCAATACCAATAAAACCATTTTACCCTCTACATGTTAGGTAAATTAGAATTCTCATTCCTGAGAGCTACTAGCCACTATGAGTCTATtgcatatacttatatatataaatagatctTATCCGTCTACTAATTCATTCAGTAATTGAATCGAACCGCCCTTTTAACTTAGTGGTAGAGTAACGCCATGGTGAGGCGTAAGTCATCGGTTCAAATCCGATAAAGggcttttgactttttttttcataaaactccTATGAAATGGTAGTATTCATATTGAATACTAGGGATGTTGTTTTTATTGGTAATAAAAACCCAACTGTATATGTATAATAATTGAATTag
It encodes the following:
- the LOC121211453 gene encoding ribulose bisphosphate carboxylase large chain-like, whose product is MVGKYDGLNDDPAVFRVYLTGGFKKPRELTWVTGVVLGVLTASFGEQTERSMNRDPNAYRYKWSNGSKNFQEHLEHFVSEQKSHFQLDQYICYVAYPLDLFEEGSVTNMFTFIVGNVFGFKALRALRLEDLRVPTAYIKTFQGPPHGIQVERDKLNKYGHPLLGCTIKPKLGLSAKNYGRAVYEYLRGGLDFTKDDENVNSQPFMRWRDCFLFCAEAIYKSQAETGEIKGHYLNATTGTCEEMIKRAVCARELGVPIVMHDYLTGGFTANTSLAHYCQDNGLLLHIHRAMHAVIDRQKNHGIHFRVLAKALRMSGGDHIHAGTVVGKKIHFLHKK